The following proteins are co-located in the Pseudobacteriovorax antillogorgiicola genome:
- a CDS encoding energy transducer TonB yields the protein MNVSASKTIIQLALLPFLISSCTTPKPKLFSPAKFFKISEAYVANIDWAAVQGDNGRPTCIYHLVDMDVDGNGNVTDAKLIQSSSSREPETLRIKTITASKMWKFEPAVTERKARVGFFFRKGAKTQHFFANPDYPIENNPRDDDDWAVENKQHAKPIRRIAPQMPRQARMRGLTGFTVLRFDVTKEGTTENIKVTQSFPPGVFDRSAIRAIAKWSYEKNKASTQTIRLDYLLEGGSSCIF from the coding sequence ATGAATGTATCTGCTTCAAAAACAATTATTCAACTGGCACTTTTACCCTTCCTTATTTCAAGCTGTACCACTCCGAAACCTAAACTATTTTCACCCGCAAAGTTTTTCAAAATTTCAGAAGCTTATGTTGCTAATATAGATTGGGCAGCGGTACAAGGTGATAATGGCAGACCCACTTGCATTTACCACCTCGTCGATATGGACGTTGATGGGAACGGAAACGTCACCGATGCAAAACTAATCCAAAGCTCAAGCTCACGAGAACCTGAGACTCTTCGGATCAAAACCATCACCGCCTCTAAAATGTGGAAGTTTGAGCCAGCAGTGACGGAGCGTAAAGCAAGGGTCGGATTCTTCTTTCGAAAAGGAGCGAAAACACAACACTTTTTTGCAAACCCTGACTACCCGATAGAAAACAACCCCCGTGATGATGATGATTGGGCTGTCGAAAATAAGCAGCACGCAAAGCCTATCAGGAGAATCGCTCCTCAAATGCCAAGGCAAGCTAGAATGAGAGGCCTAACAGGATTCACCGTCCTTAGGTTTGATGTGACCAAGGAGGGTACTACCGAAAACATTAAAGTCACACAATCCTTTCCTCCTGGGGTATTCGATAGAAGCGCCATCAGAGCCATCGCAAAATGGTCGTACGAGAAAAATAAGGCGTCTACTCAAACCATTCGTTTGGATTATCTATTAGAAGGCGGGTCATCTTGCATCTTTTAA